Genomic DNA from bacterium:
TATGTTTTCTGGAATGGTTCATTTTCATCATTTTTTCTAAATTTCCCATTGCTAATTTCAAACAGCTATACCTCTCAGGTAATTATCTTCCTGTTTTCACTCAATGCGTTCTAACACTAATTGTTCCACTATTATTATAAAGGCATCTTGTCAAACTAATACTCCCGAGGGAACTTTGCATATCAATACCCTCCTTTGGGTAAGTGACGGAAACTACTATTTCTTTATAATCAGAGGTTGTAGTGGGTGTGGCATAATCATCATAGATGTCATTATGGTCAGTTACCGTAACTTCTGGAAGATATGGTTTCTTTTCTCGAGTAGTGACCGTTCCAAATAAAGGTGGGATGTTTATCGTATATGTGCCTGTAGTCGTAATCCTTTCATAAGGTTGAGTTAATATCCATTCTAATCTTTCAATCGCAATTTGTCTTGCCTCGTTCTTTGTTTCTGTCATTATCTTACTCTTTGCGAATTGGAGTTGGAGGAATAATATCCCCAGTATTCCTATAATCAATACCGCAAAACTTATAACTAATTCTATTATTCCTATTCCGTTTTGTTTATTAAATATTCTGTTCATTTTTTACCACCCAATATCTTCGACAGTCTTTGATTTCATCAGTATCTTTTTATCACCTGGATAAGAATTAATTGATACATAAGCAATCATTTTCTTTATTACCGTGTTTTCTAACATCGGGACGGTCGAGGTAATTTTCAGGAGATGTCTGCGTCCACCGCCAGGCAGAGAATTTGTATTCATAAAAATAAGGGCTCCTCTTTGACTCGGTTGAATTATATTATCCGGGACACCAAAATCCGAGGTGCCAAATACTGCCGCTTGATATCCATCACTATCGACAAACGGTACCGGCGGTGCCCAGATTCCATAGACATCGTTGCTCCCCATTGCCTCATTAGTAACTTGGTTAACATTAGCCCACTCTGTTACATAGTGGGATAGATCATCAGGGGCCGGCGTCGCAAGTATATCATTACCACTATATAAAATTTTTGAAGGATAGGTTGAGCCTCCCGTCTCTCCCCAGACAAGTTCGTTTTCTCCATCATTATCAACATCAAGCCACATAGCTCCTGAGAAGGTATCCAGGTATTGTCCAAATGTATTTCCAGGCGTGAGAATCTCACCAATAAAATTAACCTCAGGCTCACTCGTAATGGCATCATCATCATTATTAATATTAAAATTGCCCTGTGTATAAGGAATTACCATCAAAGATCCTAAATCAGTTCCTGCAACAATAGTATCATTTTTGTTATCTCCATTACGGTCAATTACCAGTGGAGCATGATGACTCACCAGTCTTGCTGGATAGCCCCACTCTTCTGAATGAAAATAGTTTGTTACACCAGGATTAATATAGTTTGCTCTTATATTTGAAGCCGTTCCCATCGCTCCCATCGCTGTGTTATCATCTGGATTAAGTATATACATCCAATCACCAACCTTGTCGGTCTTTCCAAATCCTCCATCTGGGTTATTTTTGTCAATACCATTACCACTGCCACCAAAAAAGAGTATTTCCGGATCGCCGCTGTTATCTATATCCGCCAGACCGAGTTCTGGTTGAAGTAATCGTAATGCCATATTTGCATCTACCCAGCCGGTCTCTTGTGAAGCCAGTACTTTTCCATCATCCTTATCAAGAATAAAAATTTTACCTTTTACCCAGCGAGCGGCTGTTACATCCCTTTCATCATCAAGTCGCTTTTGTATAATGTCTTCTCCACAGCTATTAATAACCTTTCCATAGACGGCGAAGGCGATGACTTCGTCACCAGCCGCCGCAGAGTTCACATTCACAGGTATTACATCCGCAAACTTTGGCTTGGAAACAAATTGGTAGCGGATATGAGATTCTTTACCATCAAATTCATCTCCAGTTGATTTTCCATCATATATCCACCGGACATCGCCCTTATCGTCCAGGGCAATTACATATCCGTCACTTGAAGTTAAACCCATAATGTGGAAATTAGAGAGGTTTGCCCAACTTGAGGGCTCCTCACAACGCTCATTAGGCTCCTTATGGGCAGTTAGAACAATCATATCATTTTGTCTAACTAATCCCCAGGTTACATCCACGTCGTCATCTACCGTAATATCCCATTCTCCCTCATTTCCCACATAGTGATGGATAAGCGAGGAATTTAGCTCTACTTTGCCATCTGGAGTAACTTGATCATTATCAAAACTCGTATACGGATTGCCGGTTAATGCATCATAGGCATAAATAAAATTTGGTTTGTAAGTGCTATAGGCTTCGTCTAAATCCTCAACCGGTATATTCTCTGGATTAGGGGGGGGGTGTATGTTAGAAGTAGCAACGATTATTACTTTCTTTCCATTTATTTCTGTTATTAAAGGTGCACCTAAAAGGGTGTGGTTTGCTTCCTCCGGCTGCGGCAGAGTAATGAATGGTTTCTCGCCCTCGACTTCATAGTATCCATCCCCGGTTGAAACCACTTTGTATATCTTTCCATTCTGTGTTGCGACATATATCTCCGGGATTCCATCATTATCAACATCCGCAATTACTGGTTCACCAACTATATTACCTGGTTCGTCTGGTAACTCTAAGACAGTCGTTCCTTCTTTTTCCGGTTCCTTGGTGGCGGCTCTTTCTATGGTCACTGTTCCTATTACTACATCTTTCAATCCTTGATATGCGACGGTGAAGACATAAGAATAAGTGCCTGCAGATGCATAATCATTTATTCCACAAATCTTTTCTAAGATATCTGGTATGCCGTTTGGTGGAGTGGCCTGGCCCTCAAAATTTCCATCCTCTCCCCATAGGACTCGCCACAAACCCTGACTCATACCACTTTCAGATAAAGGTTGGGTAAATTTACTTTCCATACTGCGGTGGAACATTTTTAAATCATATCTAATGAGAGATATTAAACCTAACCCTAAGGCTAATAAAAAAGCAGATATAAGGATTACCGTAATCAATGAAAGTCCTTTTTGATTTTTCACACAAACTTTTTTCATTTTCTCGCTCCTCATCTTTTAAAATATATAGCACTAATTACGCAATGACATTTCCCTTTTTAAATTATACCATAAAATATAATTATTGTCAATATATTTTTTTAATTATTTCTTTAATAATTTTTGCCTCCGGGAAGTTGGGCTGTCCTTGAAGGACTTTATTCAAAATTTCTTTTGCCTTAATATTATTTCCTTTTTTATAATAAGCCAGACCAAGATGATAAGTAATCATTGGTTGAGTTGGAGCAAGCATAGCGGCCTGTTCTAAATTAGCGATTGCCTCGTCATATCTGGCTAATTGATAATACACCCAACCGAGTGTATCAAGGGTTCCTGCGGAATTAGGGGCTAATTTAACGGCAGTTATAGCTAAAGAAAGAGCAGATTTAAGATTAGTTCCTTGTTCTGCATAGAGATACGCAAGATTATTATATGGTTGTGCAAAATCAGGATTAAATTCAATTGCGGCTTTATAAGTGGTTATTGCCTCTTCATATCTTTTTTCAATCTCATAAATTATCCCTAATCTTAAATATACCAGAGGTAATTTTGGGTTAATCGCTAATGCCTTTTTATAGGCATCTATTGATTCTTGATACATCTTTTGAGTAAAATAGACATTGCCCAGATGTTCATAGCCAGGGAAGAATTTTGGTTCTATGTCAATAGCCTTTTTAAATTGAGTTACCGCCTCTTCGGTTTTTCCTTGACTAAAAAACGCTGACCCTAAATAATCATATCCAAGAGGATTATCCGGCAGTATTTTTATTACCTGACTAAATGTGGCAATGGCATCATCATAAGAACGAATCTCCATATAAATAGAGCCGAGTCTAAGGTAGGCGTCAGAATTACGGGGTTCTATTTTAATGACTTTTTTATACTCATCAATTGCCTCGTTTTTTCTTCCTTGAAGATAATAAAGATTGGCTACATTATAGTGGGTATTTGCAGAATCAGGATTTAATTTTAGAGATTTTTCAAATTGAACTTCTGCGGCTTTTAGATTCTTTTCAACTAAATATATATTGCCCAGCATATTATGTACTTGTGGATTTTCAGGCGAGATATTTTGAGCTCTATTAATTTTTTCTTTAGCAGAACTAATATCATCCTTTTGTAGGTCAATTGTGGCTAATCCTAATAAGGCATCTACATATTCAGGATTAATCTTTAATGCCTTTTCAAATTCTTCAATTGCCTGGATAACCAATCCTTTGCTAAAATATCTTATCCCTAATTTATAATGAGCATCAGCAGAGTCAGGTTTTTCCTGGACTTCTTTTTTTGCTATCAGGATTTGGTCATCTTTGAGTATTTTCTGTGCCTTCGCTGAATCTTTTATCCCGCCGGATGTCTTACTACAACCTTCTGGTGTTTGAGAGATGAGAAATAATAATATCAGACCTATTTTAATAAACATCTTTTCCTCCTGAAAATAGGAAGTAGAGAGTAGAAAGTAGAGAGTAGAAAGTAAAGAAAACCTCACTC
This window encodes:
- a CDS encoding tetratricopeptide repeat protein, encoding MFIKIGLILLFLISQTPEGCSKTSGGIKDSAKAQKILKDDQILIAKKEVQEKPDSADAHYKLGIRYFSKGLVIQAIEEFEKALKINPEYVDALLGLATIDLQKDDISSAKEKINRAQNISPENPQVHNMLGNIYLVEKNLKAAEVQFEKSLKLNPDSANTHYNVANLYYLQGRKNEAIDEYKKVIKIEPRNSDAYLRLGSIYMEIRSYDDAIATFSQVIKILPDNPLGYDYLGSAFFSQGKTEEAVTQFKKAIDIEPKFFPGYEHLGNVYFTQKMYQESIDAYKKALAINPKLPLVYLRLGIIYEIEKRYEEAITTYKAAIEFNPDFAQPYNNLAYLYAEQGTNLKSALSLAITAVKLAPNSAGTLDTLGWVYYQLARYDEAIANLEQAAMLAPTQPMITYHLGLAYYKKGNNIKAKEILNKVLQGQPNFPEAKIIKEIIKKIY